In Pseudodesulfovibrio sp. JC047, the genomic window GGTGGCGGAACGGTTGCAGGGCAAGGTGATTCGAGGCAATCGGCTGGCCGCCATGTCCGGGGCCGGATTCGAGGCCGTGGGCATGGCTGATTCCATTCAATCAGACGACTATCGGATGGAATTGGCACCGTTATCGACGAAAACGACACAGGCTTTGGAAACGCTTTTTGTGGCCAACGGGTTGGATGCCCTGGTTTCGGTGACCAATCCGCTTGATATCACGCCCGGAGCGAACGATCAGGTTCACGTCAAGGCCATTCGTCTTTTGGCGGAAGGGGATAACGTGGATGCCGTGGTTGCCGGACTGGACCCCATGTCGCCGGTGATGCGGACTTTGGCCGATCCGGACACGCCGTTGACCATGGACGACGAGCGGTCCATTGCCTCTTTGCTGGCGGATGTGTTACCCACGCTTGAGACGCCGGTGATTGGTGTTGTGGATGGGGGGCGGCAATACGATCCGCTTGCCGATCGGCTCAAGGCCTCGGGGTTGTGTACGTTTCGGACGTCGGATCAGGCGGTTGCGACGCTCGCCCAATATATTGAAGGGCGGTTGAATAGTCATTTTTTGCGAGAGTCTTTTTTGAAGAAGTGAGGATGCCGCTTGCAGCGGCGGTGCTTTTTGGGAGTAAAGAGAAGAAAAGAAAAAGAAAAAGAGAAGAGTAAGAGGAAGAGGAAGAATGCGCCCTTGGCGCAGAGCCAGGGTGGGTGCTGCGCACCCGAACCACTTCCATGCCCTCCCGGCGGGGGCCTTTTTTGTTGGGGCAAATTGTCAAACCAAACTTAACACCCCGGCAAGTCCCTGCTCCTCAATGATTTCCCAGGTTGTCCTGTATCCGAATTTCTTCCTTGGTCGATGGTTTATGAGGTCAACGGACGAGGCCAGTCGCTCAGGATCTGAAAAGACGGACCGTTTGCGTTTGGGATAAAATTGCCTCAACAGACCGTTTGTTTGTTCGTTTAGCGCTCTTTCGTTTGGGGTCTGCGGATGGCAAAAATACACCTTGCAACCCAAGCTCTTTTGCACCGCTTTATAGCCTGAAAATTCTGATCCGCGATCAAGTGTCAGCGTTTTGATTAGCTCTTTGGGTAATCGGCGAAAAGTTGTAT contains:
- a CDS encoding IS30 family transposase, translated to IAEKKIEFGHWEGDLVLGYKGIDNALTLVEMSTGFLLATNCKNRKMDTVSKAINTTFRRLPKELIKTLTLDRGSEFSGYKAVQKSLGCKVYFCHPQTPNERALNEQTNGLLRQFYPKRKRSVFSDPERLASSVDLINHRPRKKFGYRTTWEIIEEQGLAGVLSLV